In Limnohabitans sp. TEGF004, the genomic window GCGGCATGATCCACATCATCTTGGCTTGCATGGGATCTGGTGGTGCGGGGTTCAATGCCGTTTGCAGCAAGGTGGTCAGCGTCATCACCAAAGGCAAGATGAAGAAAGGATCGGGTGCCGACAAGTCGTGGATCCAACCCACCCAAGGTGCATTGCGAATTTCAACGGTCGACAACAACACCCAGTACAAGGCAATGAACACGGGGATTTGCAACGCGATGGGCAAGCAACCACCCATGGGGTTGACCTTTTCGTCGCGGTAAATCTTCATCATCTCCATTTGCATTTGCTGTGGGTTGTCTTTGAGACGCTCACGCATTTCCATGATTTTTGGATTGATGGCTTTCATCTTGGCCATGCTCTTGTATGCATGGGCATTCAACCAGTAGAAGCCCGCTTTGAGCAAGACCACCAAGGCCACGATAGACCAGCCCCAGTTGTTCAAGATGCGGTTGAGTTGATCGAGCAACCAGAACAATGGCTTGGCCAAAATCGTCAACCAGCCGTAGTCTTTGACCAATTCCAAGCCTGGGTACAGCACTTCCAGTTTGTTTTCTTCTTGTGGGCCAGCGTAGAAAGTCGCAACCACGCTCTTGCTTTGACCAGGCTTGATGATTTCCAAAGGAGAAATCGCCGTCACACGGTAGCAGCAATCAGCCATGGTGGAACCAATGTCCACAGCGTCCATTGAGATGTCACGGTTCAGGCCATTGGGCAAAATCCAAGCACTCGCAAAGTAATGCTGCACCATGGCGATGTAGCCTGTGCTGGATTGTTTTTCAACATCCACTTTTTTCTTCTTGATGTCGGCAAACTCCACCTTTTGGTACTTCTTGGCCTCTGTGTAAATCGCAGGGCCTGTGAAGGTGGAATAGAACGATGACTCGCCAGCAGGCTTGTTACCGTCACGCACCAATTGGAAATACAACTGAGGCGCCACGTCTTGTGCGCCGGTGTTCACGATGTCGTGCTTCACCACCATGTCATACGCACCGCGTTTGACGGTGTAGGTCTTAACCAACTTCACACCATTTTGTGCAGCAGACTCAAACGCGATGGACAACTCGTTGTCGCCGTCTTTGAGTTTACGTGAGCCAGGTTTAACCGACATCACCGATTTGTGTGTGGGCAAAGCCACACCGGGAACACTAGAGATCAAACCGGTTTGTGCGGTGTAGATGCGCTCTTTGCTGTCATCCAACAACACAATGTTGTGACCCGGCTTTTGTTCGTCTTCGTGCTTCAACAGCTCCGCACGAACCAACGTGCCGCCTTCGGTGTCAAAGCTGAGTTTGAACAAGTCTGTTTCAACTTGCACCAACTCTTTGCTTGCCGCGCGTGTTTCAACGGCAGGCACTGTTGCAGCAACTTGTGGTGCGACAGGGGCAGGAACACCTGCAGCTTGTGGCACCGCTGAAGAAGCATCTACAGCCACTTTGGCTTGCTGCGCAGGCGTTGGGAAGAAGGTGGCTTTGTTTCCGTTATGGACTTGCCATTGGTCCCACAGGAGAACCATGGAGAAACCAAAGATCACCCACAAAATGGTGCG contains:
- the yidC gene encoding membrane protein insertase YidC, producing the protein MNDIRRTILWVIFGFSMVLLWDQWQVHNGNKATFFPTPAQQAKVAVDASSAVPQAAGVPAPVAPQVAATVPAVETRAASKELVQVETDLFKLSFDTEGGTLVRAELLKHEDEQKPGHNIVLLDDSKERIYTAQTGLISSVPGVALPTHKSVMSVKPGSRKLKDGDNELSIAFESAAQNGVKLVKTYTVKRGAYDMVVKHDIVNTGAQDVAPQLYFQLVRDGNKPAGESSFYSTFTGPAIYTEAKKYQKVEFADIKKKKVDVEKQSSTGYIAMVQHYFASAWILPNGLNRDISMDAVDIGSTMADCCYRVTAISPLEIIKPGQSKSVVATFYAGPQEENKLEVLYPGLELVKDYGWLTILAKPLFWLLDQLNRILNNWGWSIVALVVLLKAGFYWLNAHAYKSMAKMKAINPKIMEMRERLKDNPQQMQMEMMKIYRDEKVNPMGGCLPIALQIPVFIALYWVLLSTVEIRNAPWVGWIHDLSAPDPFFILPLVMTLTTLLQTALNPAPPDPMQAKMMWIMPLAFSVMFFFFPAGLVLYWITNNVLSIAQQWLINIRMGVPPQFNLPKF